The Desulfovibrio fairfieldensis sequence TGGGAAATGCCGGGTGCTAGAAACAGCCCTTGGAGCTGCGGACTATTTTCTCCATACGGAGTATTGTATTTCGTCCACGCCCGGCAAATATGGCAAGAGGCAACCTCGCAGCATGCGAGGCACAAAAAAAGCCAAAACTGTCGGGTTGGCGTGGCCGCCAAGGAGGTGTTTCTAGCACCTGAGTTATTCTACGCCACATCCCAACTCAAAAGTCAATATCAACCGCTTTTCTCGAAAACAAGAAAAATTAAATGAAAAATTTGAAAAAATGCTTGCAATCCATCTCCGCCAGAGCGAAGTGTGGGAAAAATAGGCGTGAGCGGAGAAAAGCTGATGAGCAAGGCATACGTGGCGAGAGAACGGGGAACAGGTGTTTTCGAATGCGTTTACATTCGCCAGGCTGGAGATCTGGATGCCTTGGGTCGCATCCTGAAGAACAATTTCCGAGACAAGCCCGCCGTAGACCGTCTGATGTCCGGAGGGGAGATCCGCTTCATCCACCAGGATACCGGCAAGATCCTCCGGGAAGACGGCCCCGGCGCCTCCCTTGTGGTGTCGGATCATCAGTTCTGGAATATGATGGATGTTCACAGGATCGACCGTGTCTACATCTACAATAGGGGCGCATGGAAGGAGTATGACTTCGCCGGCCAGGAGATTGACGGATCCATCCTGAAGCAAAAAAGGTTTCAGCTCAATCCGTGCAAACGGTTCCGCCCCTGATCATCCCAGACACCTCCGGCAAAAGGGGGCCTCTTATGCAGAGAATATATATTATCGCCAACAACAAAACCGGCGTCCAGATGCTGAGTATGATTCTCCGTGACCAGTGCGGCTACGAGATCGTTAACGCCAAGTCCCCGAGTCGGGAGGCAATCAGCCAGGCTGACGCCGTAGTTGTATGCTGGAAGCCTGATCGGGCCGCGATGTTCGAGGCGGGAATGGCCGCAGCCCTCGGCAAACCCATATTCGCCCTGGCGGAAA is a genomic window containing:
- a CDS encoding nucleoside 2-deoxyribosyltransferase — encoded protein: MQRIYIIANNKTGVQMLSMILRDQCGYEIVNAKSPSREAISQADAVVVCWKPDRAAMFEAGMAAALGKPIFALAETDELDPQERILLDHILGLSHDVEDLKFHMQMVSQNKPRIRP